Genomic DNA from Triticum urartu cultivar G1812 unplaced genomic scaffold, Tu2.1 TuUngrouped_contig_5724, whole genome shotgun sequence:
GCGGCCAACTTGAATGGGCTGAAATATTGGTTCAGCAAACCCTGCTCTTCCGCCCATATACCCGGCACACATATAACATGAATTTGACATCAGAGTGCTGTAGACACAACATAAGTACACCACACACCAATTCATACACATCATGCACATGATATAAATTCTACTTCAAACATGTCACATACATCACATTAATAATAAGTTTATTGCACATAGACAACAAATTTAGTAAAATATCCATTTCATTCATATATGTCATGTATATATTGCACACCCATTCATCCACCTCAACGATTACAATGTAGCAAGGAAGGAAAGTATTTCGTCAGTTTTTTGGTTTATGTTGTTGCCCTTGCAACACAACTCATCATTTCACGATGCGTGAACGATGAAATGTAATAATGTGGGGGAACATGTTGGCCGTTTGTTCACCGTTTTGATCAGATAATATTTGAATAACATATATGCCATACTTATGTCCGTGACATTGAGGTATGGGTCCTATTGATCGGACCGTCGAACCCACCTTGAATTCAGTGAACTGTAGAACGATGCTTCACTGCTGGCATGCAAATATGCAAGATGTACCTGATTTTGGGCAATAGTAAAAAAAAAAACTACAGTGAACACCTGGAGTCAAAGCGACAAGCTATAGCACCACCTTTAATTCCTCTAAAACTGAGACTAGCTAGCTAGCTGAGATCTTTTTGCTAAACCAGAGAGGGCCCCAACTCTTATTTCATGCTAATAACGGGGCTGGCCCTGCACCGATTTATTCTTCTTTTGAGAAAGGAGTGTTGCAGCATCAGTTGTCGTTTCCTATCCACAGGCTACAAATCTTCAAAAGCACAACATGTTCCCGTTGTTGATGTGGTTGTTGTCGCACAGTGAAGCGAGCAAGGAGAACGTGCTGTCCGAGACCACTCTAACTCCAATATGGCTTGAGTGACAGTCTCATGCTTGGCAAAGCGTCACAAAAGGCAGGGACCCGGTGGGCGCATGATGATTGATCATCAGGCTGCAACGGAGACCGCCAAAGTAAATAATTTAGGGGAGACAATTCGATCCCACTGTGTCCTTTATGGCCTAATTATACTGTAACACTTTCTCCATATCACTCCTCGCGCATATCACATTGCTATAGCTTTCCGTTGCTTCTTTATTTAATCACTCCCACTCTCAGTATTCTTATAGTGCTCATCACTCCACATGCATGTGCTCAATTTGTTTTCTCCAAATGCTATTTTCATTTAACACGCTTTGGAGTACCAAGAGTATGATCACAACATTACCAAATTATAAGCGGCACAGTTAGTGGCGTTGCTCTCGGTTTCATGGATATAACAACACCCTTGGAGAGCTTCAACAAGGCCTTCACTCTCAAACCAGCTTGCCAAGCCTGAGGCAGTCTAGCTCCTCAGTTGTTGCCATTGAGAAGCAGCTGCTAGCTTAGCCACCTCTCAGAAATGAAGATGAAGATTGGCAAGGCCCCAGTGCTCCTGAAGAAGGCGGCGGCTATCTGCAAAAGCAAGACCGGCGTCGTCATGGCCAGGCTCCGCATCCTCACCTCGCCCCACCGCAGGATGGCCACGATCGGCGCCATCTCTCACAGGATCCACACTCTCATTGTGGAAAATCAGGAGAAGGGTGCCAAGGTGGACTACCACAAGACCTTGGTCCGCAAGGTCGAGAGGCAGGCATGCCATGGGATGGTTGATGATCTGTTTCACCATCTAGCAcagtttgatgaagatgatggtgTTGGTGGCTGTCCTAACTGGACACTTCACCCGATCTTCAGCGACGGTGATAATTGTTGTTACACTTATGGGTATGACGAcaatgacgatgatgaagatgagcCCTCGGTGGTGGATGCAATTAGGAGCAACCAGGAGGCTGCGGAGTTGGCATTCAACATGGACGACGATATCGACCAGGCTGCTTAAATGTTCATCAGAAGGTTCCGTGAGCAGATGAACAAGAGCTTTTGATGAGGTTTCATTCCATATGTACCTTACACGAGTGTTACCACTAAATAGGTGACACTAGGGAGTGAGATCGATGCCATAGATAGGCTGGGACGAGTGGGCGCGTGAACTTGCATGTGTGTCCATTTTCACGATAGGAGATTTTTGCAGGAGTCCCAAGTTAGAAGTTTTGACAGATATCTACATGCTAAAATGTGTACTTCTTTGTGTGCCGCAAAGAAAAGAAAAAGTCTATCTAGAGCACTTTAGCAAAACTGAAAGAAAAACACTAAATGATTTTTTTAGACTGCAAATCTTTTTCTAAATTGTTTGATCTTGATTCAACGTATCTTGAGTTCCACAGCTACTAAAAAAGGATCACCGCTGCTAGCATATACTATCTAGAAAAGTTTGATTAGCCTCCACCCGTAATCCCTACTTTGGTTAGCCGGCTTCAATGTGTTGATGCTAGCCCGCCATACAATGGTTGCATCAAGATCGGGGCAGGACCCAGACACTACCGGAACAGGGGGGGCTATCCCGACGGCCGAAACAATGCCGACAACGCCCGTCAGCCTATTCAGAGCTATGCCGACAACTGGGTCCAGGCTTCGGGCTACCAACCGAGCCTGTTAGAGAGTACGGGGCGTTCGCAGCCTCCCTTAGCCCGCCAGCATGTTGTAAGTATTTCCCTCTTATCTTCTTTCTCTCTAACCTTCTCAGTTTATTTTCAGCATTGCCCACTTAAAAACAACCTAAATTTTGTAGGCATATAAGGCCTTTGTCGAGCATAGGAATCTCGAGGTGCGGGAGTACTTGCAACGAGTGAAGGCAAACGATGATTACAACCGTCAGATGATGACGGTTAGTTTTGCCCTCTTAAAACCAAGCTAAAATTTTCACTTTCATTTCTTCTGACCTTCTAATTTGCTTGTTTAATTAACATCCAGGCTATGTTGGCGTCTTGGACTAACCGCACGGATCCACCACAAATGGGACCCGCACCAACACTTGCGGGAGAACCCCCACACGTTCCCACGTTCGATGAATGGGTGGCACTAGGCAGTGATACTCCGGTAGTACATTTGCCTAACTGCTGACAAACTAGTTCTCATTCATTCAACACTATCATATCATATTTACCGTTAGAATCTTTTCTCAAACATGTAGGGGACCGGTGGCTCGACTCCTGCTTCGTCGACCCCAATCACTCCGATCTGGTAGAGTGGTGCTGGTCTTGGCGGTGGCGGTCTTGGTGGTGGCTTTCTTGGCTGATGTGTTTCGACGATGATGATGTTGAGGATCTTTAGATGATGAACTTTAGTATCTTTAGATGATGAACTTGAGTATCtttagatgatgatgatgatcttgagTATCTCTATGATGATGAACTTGATGATGATCTATTGATCTGTCTTATTTCTGTGTGTATATGGATATTGTCATATTTTCTGGTTTTTAAAGCTGTCAAATTGAATTGAAACAGAGAAAACAGAGcaaattttaaaaaatagaaCAACATAGCTATGTCCAGGAGCGCCCAGCGGCCGCCACGTGACCGAGgtatgccgacggcctggccgtcAGCATACCTCTACCATGTGGCAGCTCGCGGTTCGTCAGCGTGTTTGACGGCGCCGTCGGTTGCCGTCAGGTGATAATCTCTGCCAATGGTGTATATATGCCGACGGCCGTACGGACGCCGTCGGCATATatgcctatgccgacggctttacTATGCCGATAGTCTGACACAACTACGCTGACGTGATCTACGCCGACGGGTGTATGCCGACGatggccgtcggcatagacctAAGCCGACGGGGGagggcctatgccgacggctggAGGCCGTCGGCTTAGGGGGGGGGCAGTCCGGTAGTGAGGCAAGACGGATGCCAAACACTAGCTACAGTACTAAACAATGCAAATTTTGCTATAGTGAGGGAAGGAACCCAACTTCATGACCCATGTCACCGCCGACATGTCTCTGCCATTGCTGCTATACCTACCCCTCTGCTACACAACCAAAGCTATTGCAGGATCGACCACTCGAATATCTCTCTTAGAGAGTTCCTGTTTTCGGCTAGGCCACCTCCATTGCTTACCATTCTTGGAGGGTCTGACCAGACGCATTGTCAGGTATTCGATAAGGCTTGGCTCCTTCCCCCTTAGTATCTCTAAACTCGGGGGCTCTTGTTAATCTTGAAccctaatacgtctccaacgtatctatttttccaaacacttttccattgttttggactctaacttgcatgatttgaatggaactaacccggactgacgctgttttcagcagaattgccatggtgttatttttgtgcagaaataaaagttctcgaaatgacctgaaaatcaacggagaatatttttggaatatataaaaaatactggcgaaataatcaaggccagggggcccacaccctgtccacgagggtggggggcgcgcctaccccccggggcgcgcccccctgcctcatgggccccctggagctccaccgactgatacgtctccaacgtatctataatttttgattgctccatgctattatattatctattttggatgttaatgagctttattttacacttttatatcatttttgggactaacctactaaccggaggcccaacccaaattgctgttttttgcccattttagggtttcgaagaaaatgaatatcaaacggagtccaaacggaatgaaactttcgggaacatgattttctcaacaaacgtgatccaggagacttggagtgggtgtcaagaaacaatcgaggaggccacgaggtagggggtgcgccctccaccctcgtgggccccctgttgctccaccgacgtactccttcctcctatatatacctacgtacccccaaacgattagatacaaagccaaaaccctaattccaccgccgcaactttctgtatccacgagatcccatcttggggc
This window encodes:
- the LOC125529614 gene encoding uncharacterized protein LOC125529614, translating into MKMKIGKAPVLLKKAAAICKSKTGVVMARLRILTSPHRRMATIGAISHRIHTLIVENQEKGAKVDYHKTLVRKVERQACHGMVDDLFHHLAQFDEDDGVGGCPNWTLHPIFSDGDNCCYTYGYDDNDDDEDEPSVVDAIRSNQEAAELAFNMDDDIDQAA